A single window of Ictalurus furcatus strain D&B chromosome 3, Billie_1.0, whole genome shotgun sequence DNA harbors:
- the LOC128606096 gene encoding zinc finger protein 239-like, translating to MAESEDSVKLEKRDEDSSTDTEDVNTSPVQGEMSSSGFHHTETHRGGIHSEMGKERIHYCLQCGKSFTRKAHLKQHHLIHTGEKPHQCSQCGKTFSQQSNLKNHQRIHTREKPYECSQCGKSFTLQSTFKNHQRIHTGEKPYECSQCGKSFTLQSTFNNHQRIHSGEKPYYCSQCGKSFTRHSTFKNHQRVHTGEKPYHCSQCGKNFTLRSSLKNHQHIHNGKLHQCSQCGKSFSQYGSLKNHQLIHTGKKPHHCSQCGKGFRELSYLKSHQLIHTGAKPYYCSQCGKSFRKLTNLKSHQRVHTGEKPYHCSQCGKSFIAFRSFKSHQRVHTEQKRYHCSLCGTSFTQHAGAKPHYCSECVKRFCVGVIKK from the exons atggcGGAATCCGAAGATTCAGTTAAACTCGAGAAACGAGATGAAGACTCGTCTACAGACACGGAGGATGTAAACACAAGCCCGGTCCAG GGTGAAATGTCATCATCTGGTTTCCATCACACTGAAACCCATCGTGGTGGGATTCATTCAGAAATGGGCAAGGAGAGAATTCACTACTGCTtgcagtgtggaaagagttttactaGAAAGGCTCATCTTAAACAACACCATCTAATCCACACGGGAGAAAAGCCACATCAGTGCTCGCAGTGTGGGAAGACATTTTCACAGCAAAGTAATCTTAAAAACCACCAACGCATTCACACCCGAGAGAAGCCGTACGaatgctcacagtgtgggaagagttttacgcTACAGAGTACTTTTAAAAACCACcaacgcattcacacaggagagaagccgtacgAATGCTCAcagtgcgggaagagttttacacTACAGAGCACTTTTAACAACCATCAGCGCATTCACTCTGGTGAGAAACCGTATTACTGCTCGcagtgcgggaagagttttacacGACACAGTACTTTTAAAAACCACCAGCGCGttcacaccggagagaagccgtatcactgctcacagtgtgggaagaatTTTACACTACGAAGTAGTTTAAAAAACCACCAGCACATTCATAACGGGAAGCTACATCAAtgttcacagtgtgggaagagtttttcACAGTACGGTAGTTTAAAAAACCACCAGCTTATCCATACAGGAAAGAAGCCACATCattgctcacagtgtgggaaagGTTTTAGAGAGTTAAGTTATTTAAAATCACACCagctcattcacacaggagCGAAACCGTATTACTGCTCGcagtgcgggaagagttttCGAAAATTAACTAATTTAAAATCACACCAGCGCGttcacaccggagagaagccgtatcactgctcacagtgtggaaagagttttataGCGTTCAGATCTTTTAAAAGCCACCAGCGCGTTCATACAGAACAGAAGCGCTATCACTGCTCACTGTGTGGGACGAGCTTTACGCAACACGCTGGAGCGAAACCTCACTACTGCTCAGAGTGCGTGAAACGTTTTTGTGttggtgtaataaaaaaataa
- the LOC128606099 gene encoding zinc finger protein 239-like: MADICKSEDSFKSEKQEKDSSPDTEDVNTSSVQSKMSSSGPLHTKNHHRGMDAEMRKERIHCCTQCGRSFTRKGHLQRHHLIHTGEKPHHCSQCGKTFREQCQLKNHQRIHSGEKPYYCSTCGKSFTQQSNFKKHQRIHTGEKPYHCSQCGKSFTEQSNFKIHQRIHTGEKPYYCSQCGKNFTHLTNFKIHQRIHTGEKPYHCSQCGNSFLELGTLKRHQRVHTGEKPYHCSECEKSFRELSHLKTHQRIHTREKLYYCSQREKSFTQKCNFKNHQHVHTGEKPYQFILCKNLS, from the exons ATGGCGGACATTTGCAAATCTGAAGATTCATTTAAATCCGAGAAACAAGAGAAAGACTCTTCTCCAGACACGGAGGATGTAAACACCAGCTCGGTCCAG AGTAAAATGTCATCATCTGGTCCCCTTCACACTAAAAACCATCACAGAGGGATGGATGCAGAAATGCGCAAGGAGAGAATTCACTGCTGCACTCAGTGTGGAAGGAGCTTTACTAGAAAGGGTCACCTTCAACGACACCATCTAATCCACACGGGAGAAAAACcacatcactgctcacagtgtggaaagacaTTTAGAGAGCAATGCCAGCTCAAAAACCACCAACGCATTCACAGcggagagaagccgtattacTGCTCGACttgcgggaagagttttacacaacagagtaattttaaaaaacaccagaggattcacaccggagagaagccgtatcactgctcacagtgcgggaagagttttacaGAGCAGAGTAATTTTAAAAtccaccagcgcattcacaccggagagaaaccgtattacTGTTCACAGTGCGGGAAGAATTTTACCCACCTTACTAACTTTAAAATCCACCAACGcattcacaccggagagaagccgtatcactgctcacagtgtgggaataGTTTTTTAGAATTGGGTACTTTAAAAAGACACCAGCgtgttcacacaggagagaagccgtatcactgctcagagtgtgaAAAGAGTTTTAGAGAGTTAAGTCATTTAAAAACGCACCAACGCATTCACACCAGAGAGAAGCTGTATTACTGCTCACAGCGTGAGAAGAGTTTTACACagaaatgcaattttaaaaatcaccaacacgttcacacaggagagaagccgtatcagttTATACTGTGCAAAAACCTTAGCTAA